One window from the genome of Haloprofundus halobius encodes:
- a CDS encoding minichromosome maintenance protein MCM yields the protein MAQASNQELTERFIQFYRNYYRDRIGQLAQNYPNEQRSLYIDYDDLYTFDPDLADDYRSHPEQMQEYAEEALRLYDLPADVSLGQAHVRLDGLPESIAIRGIRVHDDHVGKMVSVQGIVRKATDVRPKVTQAAFECQRCGTMTHIPQSDSSFQEPHECQGCERQGPFRVNFDQSEFIDSQKLRVQESPEGLRGGETPQSIDINVEDDITGKVTAGDHVTMTGVLHIEQMKNGQEKSPIFDLYMDGVSVTIEDEEFEDMDITEEDKEEIIELSSHPDIYDEMVASVAPAIYGYEKEKLAMILQLFSGVTKHLPDGSRIRGDLHMLLIGDPGTGKSQMLSYIQNIAPRSVYTSGKGSSSAGLTAAAVRDDFGDGQQWTLEAGALVLADKGIAAVDELDKMRPEDRSAMHEALEQQKISVSKAGINATLKSRCSLLGAANPKYGRFDQYEPIGEQINLEPALISRFDLIFTVTDQPDPEHDGKLADHILQTNYAGELNTQRTNLTTSNFTQQEVDDVTEEVAPEIEADLLRKYIAYSKRNCFPTMTDVAMATIREFYVDLRAKGADEDAPVPVTARKLEALVRLAEASARIRLSDTVDEEDADRAVELARSTLQDIGVDPETGQFDADVVETGQSKTQRDRKMNLRKLISDIEGEYDGGAPVEVILEEAEEKLGIGEQKAEKEIEGLKRKGELYEPTQGHLRTT from the coding sequence ATGGCGCAGGCATCGAACCAGGAGTTGACCGAGCGGTTCATCCAGTTCTACCGCAATTACTATCGGGACCGCATCGGCCAGCTCGCCCAGAACTACCCCAACGAGCAACGTTCGCTCTACATCGACTACGACGACCTCTACACCTTCGATCCGGACCTCGCCGACGACTACCGCTCGCACCCCGAGCAGATGCAGGAGTACGCCGAGGAAGCCCTCCGCCTCTACGACCTCCCCGCCGACGTCAGTCTCGGGCAGGCGCACGTCCGCCTCGACGGCCTACCGGAGAGCATCGCGATCCGCGGCATCCGCGTCCACGACGACCACGTCGGCAAGATGGTGAGCGTGCAGGGAATCGTCCGCAAAGCGACCGACGTCCGACCGAAAGTGACGCAGGCGGCCTTCGAGTGCCAGCGCTGCGGCACGATGACGCACATCCCGCAGTCCGACAGCAGTTTCCAGGAACCGCACGAGTGCCAGGGCTGCGAACGCCAAGGCCCCTTCCGTGTCAACTTCGACCAGTCGGAGTTCATCGACTCCCAGAAACTCCGCGTCCAGGAGAGTCCCGAGGGACTCCGGGGCGGCGAGACGCCCCAGAGCATCGACATCAACGTCGAAGACGACATCACCGGCAAGGTGACCGCCGGCGACCACGTCACGATGACGGGCGTGCTCCACATCGAACAGATGAAGAACGGCCAGGAGAAGTCGCCCATCTTCGACCTCTACATGGACGGCGTCTCGGTGACCATCGAGGACGAGGAGTTCGAGGATATGGACATCACCGAGGAGGACAAAGAGGAGATAATCGAACTCTCCTCGCATCCGGACATCTACGACGAGATGGTCGCCTCCGTCGCGCCCGCCATCTACGGCTACGAGAAGGAGAAACTCGCGATGATTCTCCAACTGTTCTCGGGCGTCACGAAGCACCTCCCGGATGGGTCACGGATTCGAGGGGACCTCCACATGCTCCTGATAGGCGACCCTGGTACGGGCAAATCGCAGATGCTTTCGTACATTCAAAATATCGCACCAAGGTCAGTTTACACATCAGGAAAAGGGAGTTCCAGTGCAGGGTTGACCGCCGCCGCCGTCCGCGACGACTTCGGCGACGGCCAGCAGTGGACGCTCGAAGCGGGCGCGCTCGTGCTCGCCGACAAGGGAATTGCAGCTGTCGACGAACTGGACAAAATGAGGCCGGAAGATCGTTCAGCCATGCACGAGGCGCTCGAACAGCAGAAGATTTCGGTGTCGAAGGCGGGCATCAACGCGACGCTCAAATCCCGGTGTTCGCTGCTCGGCGCGGCGAACCCCAAGTACGGCCGGTTCGACCAGTACGAACCCATCGGCGAGCAGATAAACCTCGAACCGGCGCTCATCTCCCGGTTCGACCTCATCTTTACCGTCACCGACCAACCCGACCCCGAGCACGACGGCAAACTGGCCGACCACATCCTGCAGACGAACTACGCGGGGGAGTTGAACACCCAGCGGACGAACCTCACCACCTCGAACTTCACCCAGCAGGAAGTCGACGACGTGACCGAAGAGGTCGCTCCCGAGATCGAGGCGGACCTGCTCCGGAAGTACATCGCGTACTCGAAGCGCAACTGCTTCCCGACGATGACCGACGTGGCGATGGCGACGATTCGGGAGTTCTACGTCGACCTCCGGGCGAAAGGCGCCGACGAGGACGCGCCGGTCCCGGTCACCGCCAGAAAACTGGAGGCGCTCGTTCGCCTCGCGGAGGCGAGCGCGCGCATCCGCCTCTCCGACACCGTCGACGAGGAGGACGCAGACCGGGCGGTCGAACTCGCGCGTTCGACCCTCCAAGATATCGGCGTCGATCCCGAAACCGGACAGTTCGACGCCGACGTAGTCGAGACGGGGCAGTCGAAGACCCAGCGCGACCGGAAGATGAACCTCCGCAAACTCATCAGCGACATCGAGGGCGAGTACGACGGCGGCGCGCCCGTGGAGGTCATCCTCGAGGAGGCCGAGGAGAAACTCGGCATCGGCGAGCAGAAGGCCGAGAAGGAGATAGAAGGTCTCAAACGAAAGGGCGAACTGTACGAACCGACGCAGGGTCACCTCCGGACGACGTAA
- a CDS encoding DUF7504 family protein, producing the protein MKGDVATMETVFEEASSVLLLSPSLGEGESDACIDLLHPDDVEKNALWVSYTKSPDAQLRRWRNHSESRPANVGVVSVGDSMRSVSAGNPQSANHGSDGLDPSIETVTNPNDLTGLGISITEQLTRWHSNDARTVVCVDSLTAMLQYVDRQTAYEFLHVLTGRLYAADAVAHFHMDPGAHDDRTVESIASLCDAVVELRDGERHIRCR; encoded by the coding sequence GTGAAAGGAGACGTAGCTACGATGGAGACGGTGTTCGAGGAGGCGTCGAGTGTCCTCCTTCTGTCCCCGTCGCTCGGGGAGGGCGAGAGTGACGCCTGCATCGACCTCCTGCATCCCGACGATGTCGAGAAGAACGCGCTGTGGGTCTCGTACACGAAGTCGCCGGACGCACAACTGCGCCGGTGGCGGAACCACAGCGAGAGCCGTCCGGCGAACGTCGGCGTCGTCAGCGTCGGCGACTCGATGCGGTCGGTGAGCGCCGGGAACCCACAGAGCGCGAACCACGGGTCCGACGGCCTAGACCCCAGTATCGAGACGGTCACCAATCCCAACGATCTCACCGGACTCGGAATCAGCATCACCGAACAGCTGACTCGCTGGCACAGCAACGACGCCCGGACCGTCGTCTGCGTCGACTCGCTGACGGCGATGCTGCAGTACGTCGACCGCCAGACCGCCTACGAGTTCCTCCACGTGCTCACGGGACGACTGTACGCCGCCGACGCCGTCGCACACTTCCACATGGACCCGGGTGCGCACGACGACCGGACCGTCGAGAGTATCGCGTCGCTCTGCGACGCCGTCGTCGAGCTCCGTGACGGCGAGCGACACATCAGGTGTCGCTGA
- a CDS encoding uracil-DNA glycosylase: MPTHPDESEKNVLEPGCARCPALAESRTCISWGNGPMDADVVVVGEAPGAGDPDAETWKGGNHTGFAYTSKHSGRRVRSLFESLGYADRTYYTNAVNCFPEGDDGSNREPTPEERRSCRLHLETELEQVAPELVVTTGKHATATLLAFDDEPLDGFLDRVLEPFGSQTLGVRVLPLLHPSYQEVWLSRLGYTPEKYRDAIADYLP; this comes from the coding sequence ATGCCGACCCATCCGGACGAATCCGAGAAGAACGTCCTCGAACCGGGCTGTGCGCGCTGTCCCGCGCTCGCCGAGTCGCGCACCTGTATCTCGTGGGGTAACGGGCCGATGGACGCCGACGTGGTGGTCGTCGGCGAAGCGCCCGGCGCCGGCGACCCCGACGCCGAGACGTGGAAAGGCGGCAACCACACCGGGTTCGCCTACACCTCCAAACACTCGGGCCGCCGCGTCCGCTCGCTGTTCGAGTCGCTCGGCTACGCCGACCGGACGTACTACACGAACGCCGTGAACTGCTTCCCCGAGGGCGACGACGGGTCGAACCGCGAACCGACGCCCGAGGAGCGCCGCAGTTGTCGACTCCATCTCGAAACCGAACTCGAACAGGTCGCTCCCGAACTCGTGGTGACGACCGGCAAACACGCGACGGCGACGCTCCTCGCCTTCGACGACGAGCCGCTCGACGGTTTTCTCGACCGAGTGTTGGAACCGTTCGGCTCGCAGACGTTGGGCGTCCGCGTACTGCCGCTTCTGCATCCCTCGTACCAGGAGGTGTGGCTCTCGCGGTTGGGCTACACGCCGGAGAAGTACCGTGACGCGATAGCCGACTATCTACCCTGA
- the prs gene encoding ribose-phosphate diphosphokinase yields MILSGSTSQALSAALAAETGESLSVAEYDRFPDGELLASVPEFDDDRAVVVCATTSSDAHLELLQLQDAAREAGAKEVVTVLPYMGYSRQDRAFKSGHPISARAVARAISSGTDRVVLVTPHEESVADFFDVPCETVEASSLLATPLPDDLEEPLFLGPDESAEDLAEEVRDVYGAGDTDYFEKTRDYDTGEVSVEPSDASVENRDIVVVDDIIATGSTMSEAVDALAERGANNVFATCVHPVLTGNARTKLAAAGIEAVYGTDTVEREVSAVSAASVVADAL; encoded by the coding sequence ATGATACTCTCCGGTTCGACCTCGCAGGCGCTGTCGGCCGCCCTCGCCGCCGAGACGGGCGAGTCGCTGTCCGTCGCCGAGTACGACCGTTTCCCCGACGGCGAACTGCTCGCCTCGGTGCCCGAGTTCGACGACGACCGCGCCGTCGTCGTCTGTGCGACTACTTCCTCTGACGCTCACCTCGAACTGCTCCAGTTGCAGGACGCCGCCCGAGAAGCGGGCGCGAAGGAGGTCGTCACTGTCCTTCCCTACATGGGTTACAGCCGACAGGACCGCGCGTTCAAATCCGGCCACCCTATCTCCGCGCGCGCCGTCGCCCGCGCGATCAGCTCCGGCACCGACCGCGTCGTCCTCGTGACGCCGCACGAAGAGAGCGTCGCCGACTTCTTCGACGTTCCCTGCGAGACGGTCGAGGCCTCGTCGTTGCTCGCCACCCCGCTCCCCGACGACCTCGAAGAGCCGCTGTTTCTCGGCCCGGACGAAAGCGCCGAGGACCTCGCCGAGGAGGTCCGCGACGTGTACGGCGCGGGCGACACCGACTACTTCGAGAAGACGCGCGACTACGACACCGGCGAGGTGAGCGTCGAACCGAGCGACGCCTCGGTCGAAAATCGGGATATCGTCGTCGTCGACGACATCATCGCCACCGGTTCGACGATGAGCGAGGCGGTCGACGCGCTCGCAGAGAGGGGTGCGAACAACGTCTTCGCCACCTGCGTCCACCCGGTGCTCACCGGCAACGCACGGACGAAACTCGCCGCTGCGGGTATCGAAGCGGTGTACGGAACCGACACGGTCGAACGAGAAGTGAGCGCCGTCAGCGCCGCGTCAGTCGTCGCCGACGCGCTCTGA
- a CDS encoding ParA family protein codes for MSDTVSAALVGATGGAGTTRTTLELATTLANDGRDVAVLDAAFATQGLADYHDGRLETDMTALLVEPETPLDAGLAEFSLPERVPGSVACVPASAPFERLARAKTAEAARRFGTRVAEASAAFDHVLLDVPPVAANQAIAAADAAQRVVTVAPATDRGVEANRRLRDRLADLGIETHATLATHGRFEAADAFVPDTDAPVPASLDTAGTFAPTVAHAAETTVTTELDLEFEEKGVLDSVDGFLPSSLRRLTE; via the coding sequence ATGTCTGACACGGTCTCCGCTGCGCTCGTCGGAGCGACCGGCGGCGCGGGGACGACGCGGACGACGCTCGAACTGGCGACCACGCTCGCGAACGACGGGCGCGACGTGGCGGTACTCGACGCCGCGTTCGCGACGCAGGGGCTGGCCGACTACCACGACGGTCGACTGGAGACCGATATGACGGCGCTCCTGGTCGAACCGGAGACGCCGTTGGACGCCGGACTCGCCGAGTTCTCGCTACCCGAGCGGGTACCGGGGAGCGTCGCCTGTGTCCCCGCCAGCGCGCCATTCGAGCGCCTCGCCCGCGCGAAGACCGCCGAGGCCGCCCGTCGATTCGGGACACGCGTCGCCGAAGCGAGCGCGGCGTTCGACCACGTCCTCCTCGACGTGCCGCCGGTCGCCGCGAACCAGGCCATCGCGGCCGCCGACGCCGCCCAACGGGTCGTCACCGTCGCACCCGCGACCGACCGCGGCGTGGAGGCGAACCGCCGTCTTCGCGACCGACTCGCCGACCTCGGTATCGAGACACATGCGACACTCGCGACCCACGGCCGGTTCGAGGCCGCGGACGCGTTCGTCCCCGACACCGACGCGCCGGTCCCGGCGTCGCTCGACACGGCCGGAACGTTCGCGCCGACGGTTGCCCACGCCGCGGAGACGACGGTGACGACGGAACTCGACCTCGAATTCGAAGAGAAGGGCGTTCTCGACAGCGTCGACGGTTTCCTCCCGTCGTCGCTGCGGCGGTTGACCGAGTAG
- a CDS encoding HIT family protein, protein MADDCIFCKIVAGDIPGRTVYETERALAFLDANPLSPGHTLVIPKNHAERLDDLSGDEASELFAAVHELTPRVESAVDADAVTVGINDGSAAGQEVPHVHVHLVPRFEGDGGGPIHAVAGERPDLSDEELDAIADDVAE, encoded by the coding sequence ATGGCCGACGACTGTATCTTCTGTAAAATCGTCGCGGGCGACATCCCCGGACGCACCGTCTACGAGACAGAGCGCGCGCTGGCGTTCCTCGACGCGAACCCGCTGTCGCCTGGGCACACGCTCGTCATCCCGAAAAATCACGCCGAGCGACTCGACGACCTCTCCGGAGACGAGGCGTCCGAGCTGTTCGCGGCGGTCCACGAACTCACCCCGCGCGTCGAGTCGGCCGTCGACGCCGACGCGGTCACCGTCGGCATCAACGACGGCAGCGCCGCCGGTCAGGAGGTGCCGCACGTCCACGTCCACCTCGTCCCGCGCTTCGAGGGCGACGGCGGCGGCCCGATTCACGCCGTCGCGGGCGAGCGTCCGGACCTCTCGGACGAGGAACTCGACGCCATCGCCGACGACGTCGCCGAGTGA